AACGATGCCGCTCGGCCACAACTAAATCAACCATCACCATCACACGCTAATTCTGGAGCAACTCCAGATCTTTCCCAGATCAGTTCTGACGTGAACCGGATTCTCGCGCAGCTCGGACAAATTCGGCGGAAAGGTCAGGGAGGTTATTCAGGTGATGATCTACAGGAGGCGGGTGATGATCCTGAAGTAGAGCCACCAGAGTATGGGAAGCACCGACGTATCTGAGGGTTGTATTTTTATACTATTTTTCTTTCCTTGGGTATGGTTTGTCATTGGTTGTACATTAGATTTTGTTCAAAATAAACGGCGAGAATCGGCGATTACATTATGATTACATCATCCTTCGTGTGTCGCGTTCTTCGATGACTGGCATTTACTTATAAAAGCTTGGTATGTACGTGGTGCTTGGCGGCCCGTCCTTTGACCTGGCGACACCACACACCATTCTTACATCACTTCACCGGCTGACTAGCGAGGGCATCACACACACACGTCCATGTAAATTAATCCGCCTATCTCGGGTTGATTGAACATCTCCAGAGTAGAAGCCTTGGCTATTTAAATACTTTAACCTGGAGCCTCATCCTCCACCCAACTTCATCTAACTACTCTACTGTTATATCCAAGTCTATCCTTTGCGGCTGATGCCTGCTAGTGCCATCACCTACATTCCTTTTGACGAGCTCGACGACCGCTTCACCAATGCACATCGATTCGGGCGTCCTCGTCGCCCAGAGGTTCTGCTCCTGCGGCCGAACCAAAAGAAGTTACTTCTCCTATGTCCGTTGCTGCCACCTAGCCCAACATTCGCCGATGATCCATCCAAAGGCAAAAGACTGAGGCTACCCGCCGAGGCCTGGCAAAGAGTGTTGCTCTTTGCAATGCAAGCCGAACACGATGAAGGCTTACGTCGAGGGCCTACAGATGTGGGGAAAGTCAGATACTTATTGATCTGCAAGTCGTTCCAAGTGAGTTGACATCGGTATTGGTACCTCAAAGCAAATGGAGTCTAACAACGTCATTGGCAAAAAGGCCCTAGCCACACCTCTGCTATACTCATCGGTTCGGATCTACTCTCTACGCGGACTCGAACTTTTCGCGAATACACTCGCCAACGCCGATGCGAAGTGGGACTCGATTCGACGAATCCCTTATTCCACACCCGGACGTTGGGTACAGAGTCTTTCTTTGGCGCAGCTAGCACCATGCTCCTCGCTTGCGGTCGACTCGAATCTTGTCCGTGCGCTTCCTGTAATGCCTTTCCTCACGACCATCGAATTGGATGGTCGGTACGTAATGAGTTGGCGAGTGGCGGCCCTTATCCCCCGATCTCTCAAGGTTCTTTGCGGCATACGTGTCAAAGAAGAGATTCGATTTGAAGGTCTGAAGAGCTCCGAGGACGATGCACTCACTGCGCTTGTGCGTTCGCTACCGTTACTCGAGGAGCTTAGTGTTGAGGGGCCAGGGTTGGATATCGAAGAAGACGAAGTGTTCGAGGATGAGGGCCCAGAGGAGTCACGAACGAATTGGGATCAGGCCCTCCTACCCAACCTGAAGCAGTTGACTCTGCTCGATTGCCCATATACACCTATCTATCGAATGCTCACTCGGGCTTCGCTCCCCGCTCTCCGGGACCTGACTCTGACAACAACTCCAACCATTCAAGTCGAGGCTCCCGGCCCTGAACCTGGAGCCGCCCCTGCGCCTACTACAGACTTTTCCGCATTCAACCACTCTACCCCTACGACTGTATTCCTTGAACATCATGGCAGCCAAGTCCATAGACTTTCACTTGTTCCAACTCAACAGTGGCCACCTGCCCCTGCACCGGCCCCCGAAGATCTACTTTTACAATGCCCCGAAATTCGCGAACTGACTCTGTGCATGCCGCTTCCTTTGCGACTCTTACCCCCAGAATCGAGCAAACCTCGGGGTGCGGCCCCAGTTTCCCCCTTGCTTGCTCGCCTGGCCCTATCTCCTGAGCCGGGTGCTCGCCCCCCgacaccaccacctccatcAACCAGTCCCACCCCATCCTATCCGCTCAGTACCCTTATCATTCCCGTCCCCACCCACGCGTTCCTTGCATGTCTCACCAGCCCATCACTCCAGAACTTGCGTGAGGTCCGATTCAGTTCGGCAAAATGGCTTCGCAAAGGGATGGGTAGGACCGCTCAGGGTGCGGGGGTAAATGGGGAAATGATGCGCTGGAGGCGGGAATTGAAGCGGGGTGGGATCAAAGTTTTAGATTCTGAAGGTAAAGAAGAGATTGAGGAACCTATGGTATCAAGTCGTTCGATGATTGGCATATCCAGCCGAGGCAGTCGAGGCGGGGAAATCTTCAAACAAAAGGGTGTAACTGGCGCGAGACATGTGGTCTCTGGCCGTAGGTGAAATCTACGGCAAGATTAATCTTTAGGTATTTTTAGCGTTGTATTTCCTAATTTTTTTCATAGCTTCATTTGTCTCAGTAGCTCTCTGGGTTGCGCGTGTATGTACATATTAGGTTTTAATGTCACAGCTCTTCACTTTATGCCGCGATGCGCTGACCAAGTAATTCCACGTGAGCTAGGGTTTATTTTCTACGCATTTATTGCGCGTTACGTACTCACGTGAGCGCAAGAGACGCGCCTTGACTTCACCCAGCGCAACGATGAGCACAAAACGAACTGAGCCCCCCTCCCCTTCTGCGGCTCCTCGCCCCAGTAAGATTGCGAACACCGACTCGGAAGCTGCCCCCCCTCCAGCACCAGTTTCTCATTTGCTCATCAAGCGCTTGAGCGAAAAAGCCAAGCTCCCGACGCGGGGAAGCGCGCTTGCTGCTGGATATGACTTGTACAGGTGTGCAGAAAACCGTGATTTTCAAAATATCCGCTCTTTGACGCGTGTCAATCAATTCCGCCAGTGCCGAGCAAAAAACCATTCCTGCCCGAGGAAAGGCATTAGTCGATACTCAAATTTCAATCGCGGTGCCTGTTGGCACCTATGGGCGCGTGGCGCCGAGGAGCGGTCTCGGTCAGTGGCTAGCTTGAGAGAAACCTTTCGGGCTTGGAAAATCTGACATCTTAGTCTTTTCATTCCAGCCTCCAAGTTTATGATTGATACAGGTGCTGGAGTTATTGATGCCGACTACCGAGGAGTCGTTTTTGTTTTACTATTCAATCACTCTGACCAGGATTTCCAGGGTGGGTTTGAATTCTTTTCTTTGCTTGTGTAGCTACAGTGCTGAAACAGGAGGTTGTTTGTAGTGGAGGAAGGTGATCGTATTGCTCAGTTGATCATTGAAAAAATCCAAACGCCTGAAGTCATGGAAGTTCAGGTAAGCATAGTCTTTTCCATTCGTAGTATTATTCTTAATACGTTAGTAGGACCTCGAAGAGACCCTGCGTGGAGCTGGTGGGTTCGGTTCAACTGGAGGGCATGGGTCTCTTTAAGTGCAGTATTTACAATAAAATCTTATTTATTTATCTCAGCTGTCTGCCCCAAACGGGACAGAAGCTTATCAACTTCGTTTATGCGGGGACACAAGTCTTTACTACATTCCAGTTGGGAATTATGACGAAAGTATGCCAAGATTAACGCGCGCTTAATGAGGGGCTTGCTATTTCTGTAACTACGCGCCGACGCTTGCTTCTTGGCCACCATCTTCTTGTAATTCTATCGGTGAATTCACCAAATGCGCATAATATATCCAGTTCTGAGCATTCTAAATCGCCATTTGTGCTAGTGGCCGATATCTTCCCACTGGAATGTATGCATGCTTCGGCGTCGCCGACCATTGCGCTGCCGCATAAATCCACCCCCCAACTTTTCCATGCCCCCCCCCTGATCCCTACTAGAGGCCATGATGAGAGTCGCAGTGGGTACTCTTGCCTTGGCGGTGTCTGCTTATGCCTTGGCGGCCCGGCAAAATGTGGCAAACACCCTGACCATCTCGACTAATGGCAGCGTCGCTAGCTCGCCGTTACTCTATGGTTATATGTATGAAGTACGGAATCTACTTGATTGATATAAATAACGAATAAAGAGGCTGACCTTGGCACAGGATATTAATCACTCCGGAGATGGAGGATTGTACGCAGAACTTGTGAGTTGCACAGCATTGATCTGCACAGCATGCCGTGAATAACATCCTCGTCTATCGTAAGTTACAAAATCGTGCCTTTCAAGGACAGACTCCAGGCACGTCCGGCGCATTGTATGCATGGCACACCGTGGGTTCTGCATCCATCGCAGTCGTCAACAACACAGCGCCTGTATCCTCAGCACTGCCCAACTCACTAAGCTTAACCGTTGGCGCCGATGGCTCCGGGAGCGTTGGATTTAGTAATGAAGGGTATTGGGGGATAGGTATCACCGAGGGTGTTACTTACAATGCCTCATTCTACGCGAAACTTCCTGCCAACTCGAAATTCACTGCCAATGATAACGTCACTGTTCAGCTCTTGTCAGAATCGGGAGAGGTACTAGCGAGCGAGATTGTTCAAGGGTTGTCAGAGTCGTGGCAACAGTTCTCGGTCCGATTGGCCGCGAAAAAGACTCCGGAAAGCGCTGCGAACCGATTCGCTGTCACCCTGGATGGTGCGAACAAGAGTGGTCAAGTCATCTACTTCACTCTGCTTTCATTGTTCCCGCCTACATGGAATGATCGGTGAGCAATATGCGTAAACTCTATTCGCTCTAGCGGTTTACCGTCTTTGCTCTTTCTTAGCCCGAATGGCTTGCGGAAAGATATTGTGCAGGCGCTAGCTGATGCAAAACCGTctttcttccggttcccaggCGGGTGAGTGTAATGCACATGTATGCGTCGATCATTCACTTAGCAAATGAATTCACAACAGAAATAACCTAGAGTGAGTTACTCATAGCTATCATTGTGCTGAAATGCGAAAGTTGCTCACCAATCTTGTCCAGAGGAGAGGTTGTGAAAGATTTCTGGAACTGGACCAACACTATAGGCCCGTGAGTCATTTGGATTGGTTATCGCGTATCGCGCCTTACCGATTGAACTTTGTGAACTCACCTCGACAGACTAACGAACCGCCCTGGCCGCTTTGGAGATTGGACATATTGGAACACCGATGGGCTTGGCCTGATGGAGTACTTGTTGCTATGTGAAGACCTAGGAATGGTGGGCGTCTATGTTGTTCAATATACTTTAGTGGCACCCTAAGTCCTTTCACTCTAGGAacttatcatgggtgtctATGGTTAGTCTACCAGCCTTACGGGTATCTCGGCGCTCATAATGTGATCTACAGCCGGGTATAGTATCTTGGGAGAAACAGTCCCCGAAagccaattgcaaccttatATCGACTTGGCCATTTCTCAGGTACGTTCCTCTTGATGTATGCTAGCTACATGATCATACTATATCAATCACTAGATCGAATTTGTGATGGGTGATGCTGAAACTAATGAATGGGGTAAATTGTGCCGTATTAATTTTCATTATTACGTTGCTGAGGGTTCGGTGATCTTGCAGCCGCACTACGGGCCAAGTATGGTCACCCGGAGCCTTTCAAGTTAGAGTGAGTTTTGCCATTTATCACACACGCGCGCCACAGCCTTGGCATCTAACTAATTTCGCCCAGATATGTTGAAATCGGAAATGAAGGTATAGTGCATGATAACTGTGCGCGCTCCGTTTAATTATTTTTCTAACAGATTTGTACCGCACCGCGCCACAAAGCTATCTCGCTTACCGCTGGGCTGCGTTTGCCAATGCAATTTCGGCCAAGTACCCTCAGCTCAAGCTCATTTCCACCACAAACTACGGCGCAGCACTGAACCCAGCTCCGAAGTATGTTGACATTCACCACTATGAGGTATGAACACCTGCACCGCCATCATAGTCCCTTTGACGACATACTTTGCGCAACCCAGCGACCTTCGTACTTTATCAACCGATACAACATGTACGATGATCGCGCATTGTATCCGTCCACAGTTCAGATGTAAGCGCCACCTCGTGATCTACTGCACACTTGACTCATTGCGTTTTGAATCCAGCTTTGAAGGAGAATACGCCGTCATTCGCAACAATACCAGCAGCGCTCGCCTAGAGTATCCAACGTTGGaggctgctgttgctgaggCTACGTTCATGGCTGGAATGGAAAAGAACTCGGATTTGGTTTTTGCTGCGGCATGTGAGCGACTGGTCATTATGAATTGGTTGCGAGGTTCGTGGTGCTGATGTGACGCGATAGATGCACCGGTTCTGCAGCATGTAAACGGGACGCAGTGGGCTCCTGACTTGATTGGTACGTCTTAACCCACCAGGAGGCTACATGCGGTTGAATAATAATGTATGCGCTGCACTTGCTCTAGCATATGATGCTTACAACATTATCAAAAGTCCTTCGTATTGGGTACAGCATGTGGGTCCGGTTCGATCTAGAACCGGAGTAGCCTAAATTTATCACCTATTGGTGGCAGATGTTTAGCGTTAACCGTGGAGACACCATCCTGTCTGTGAAATCTACAGCCAAAGTCAACCCTATCTACTGGGTAGCGTCTAAAACGAAGACATCCGCATATGTCAAGGTACGGAGGCCTATTTTAGACATGGGGTAACTTCTAAAATATAGGGCCGCAGCTCACTAACATTTTGAACACTGCAACTACACTCGGATTTAGTTTCCCCGATCTGAATATCGCTTCCAATGCCAGTGCTACGGTGCTCACGCATAGTAATTATTATGGTTGAGTCGGATTCCTGCTTGTTTTACGTTATTCGTCGGCTCATCGGATGTTTATCTGCCAGTCGTGAATACTCCTTCAAATCCGAATGCGGTCGTTCCCAAGGAAGTGCCGTTCACAGCCGGAAAGAGCTTCACTTTTGATGTTCCTGGGCAGAGCGTCGTGGTTCTTAAACTTGCGCTTGAATagcatgcgcatataatctaGCCCTTTGGGTATGATTCCAGACGAGTCATATCACCAGGTGCAGTGATCAAAAGTGTAGTATTTTAAGTGGA
The Rhizoctonia solani chromosome 8, complete sequence DNA segment above includes these coding regions:
- a CDS encoding dUTP diphosphatase — translated: MPASAITYIPFDELDDRFTNAHRFGRPRRPEVLLLRPNQKKLLLLCPLLPPSPTFADDPSKGKRLRLPAEAWQRVLLFAMQAEHDEGLRRGPTDVGKVRYLLICKSFQALATPLLYSSVRIYSLRGLELFANTLANADAKWDSIRRIPYSTPGRWVQSLSLAQLAPCSSLAVDSNLVRALPVMPFLTTIELDGRYVMSWRVAALIPRSLKVLCGIRVKEEIRFEGLKSSEDDALTALVRSLPLLEELSVEGPGLDIEEDEVFEDEGPEESRTNWDQALLPNLKQLTLLDCPYTPIYRMLTRASLPALRDLTLTTTPTIQVEAPGPEPGAAPAPTTDFSAFNHSTPTTVFLEHHGSQVHRLSLVPTQQWPPAPAPAPEDLLLQCPEIRELTLCMPLPLRLLPPESSKPRGAAPVSPLLARLALSPEPGARPPTPPPPSTSPTPSYPLSTLIIPVPTHAFLACLTSPSLQNLREVRFSSAKWLRKGMGRTAQGAGVNGEMMRWRRELKRGGIKVLDSEGKEEIEEPMVSSRSMIGISSRGSRGGEIFKQKGVTGARHVVSGPSFVSVALWVARRRALTSPSATMSTKRTEPPSPSAAPRPSKIANTDSEAAPPPAPVSHLLIKRLSEKAKLPTRGSALAAGYDLYSAEQKTIPARGKALVDTQISIAVPVGTYGRVAPRSGLASKFMIDTGAGVIDADYRGVVFVLLFNHSDQDFQVEEGDRIAQLIIEKIQTPEVMEVQDLEETLRGAGGFGSTGGHGSL
- a CDS encoding alpha-L-arabinofuranosidase; translation: MRVAVGTLALAVSAYALAARQNVANTLTISTNGSVASSPLLYGYMYEDINHSGDGGLYAELLQNRAFQGQTPGTSGALYAWHTVGSASIAVVNNTAPVSSALPNSLSLTVGADGSGSVGFSNEGYWGIGITEGVTYNASFYAKLPANSKFTANDNVTVQLLSESGEVLASEIVQGLSESWQQFSVRLAAKKTPESAANRFAVTLDGANKSGQVIYFTLLSLFPPTWNDRPNGLRKDIVQALADAKPSFFRFPGGNNLEGEVVKDFWNWTNTIGPLTNRPGRFGDWTYWNTDGLGLMEYLLLCEDLGMELIMGVYAGYSILGETVPESQLQPYIDLAISQIEFVMGDAETNEWAALRAKYGHPEPFKLEYVEIGNEDLYRTAPQSYLAYRWAAFANAISAKYPQLKLISTTNYGAALNPAPKYVDIHHYERPSYFINRYNMYDDRALYPSTVQIFEGEYAVIRNNTSSARLEYPTLEAAVAEATFMAGMEKNSDLVFAAAYAPVLQHVNGTQWAPDLIAYDAYNIIKSPSYWVQHMFSVNRGDTILSVKSTAKVNPIYWVASKTKTSAYVKLTNILNTATTLGFSFPDLNIASNASATVLTHSNYYVVNTPSNPNAVVPKEVPFTAGKSFTFDVPGQSVVVLKLALE